The following proteins come from a genomic window of Leptospira neocaledonica:
- the ispH gene encoding 4-hydroxy-3-methylbut-2-enyl diphosphate reductase, with translation MLEKIYLANPRGFCAGVKYAISYVEQVQSSSEEQIYVRKEIVHNRRVVEDMKKRGIKFINELNEAPDGSTVVFSAHGVSPEVVEEAKRRNMKIGDATCPLVTRVHRKARRYKDSHQIIYIGHQGHDEAIGTTGEAHMFLVESPEDVQNLVGKLDINQPITYLMQTTLSVADTKLVVEKIAELFPSVEHPAKDDICYATTERQEAVSSMMESIDAMMVIGADNSSNSLRLLQLAQKSKPSSFKVSSLEELNKNYLDSSEIKILGITAGASTPQILVDEIISKLMQFYPEAVLDLFPGSREDSMSFKLPANLLM, from the coding sequence ATGCTTGAAAAAATCTATCTCGCGAATCCCCGCGGTTTTTGTGCCGGAGTAAAATACGCAATTTCCTATGTGGAACAGGTCCAATCCAGTTCCGAGGAACAGATCTATGTCCGCAAAGAGATCGTCCATAACCGACGAGTCGTGGAAGATATGAAAAAAAGAGGCATTAAATTTATTAACGAGCTAAATGAGGCTCCTGACGGTTCTACTGTAGTTTTCTCCGCTCATGGTGTTTCTCCAGAGGTGGTTGAAGAAGCAAAACGTAGGAATATGAAGATCGGGGATGCCACCTGCCCTCTAGTCACAAGAGTTCACAGAAAAGCGCGTAGGTATAAAGATTCTCACCAAATCATTTATATAGGCCACCAAGGACATGACGAGGCAATAGGAACTACTGGAGAAGCCCATATGTTCCTAGTCGAATCCCCGGAAGATGTCCAAAATTTGGTCGGAAAATTAGATATAAACCAACCGATTACCTATCTTATGCAGACTACTTTGTCTGTAGCAGATACAAAATTGGTGGTGGAGAAGATCGCAGAATTATTTCCAAGCGTAGAACATCCTGCTAAAGATGATATTTGTTACGCAACTACTGAAAGACAAGAAGCTGTATCCTCCATGATGGAGTCTATAGATGCGATGATGGTAATCGGTGCAGATAATAGTTCCAATTCACTTAGGCTTCTACAATTGGCCCAAAAATCCAAACCTTCTTCTTTCAAGGTAAGTTCTTTAGAAGAATTAAATAAAAATTATTTAGATAGCTCTGAGATTAAAATTTTAGGAATCACTGCCGGGGCTTCTACACCTCAGATTTTGGTAGATGAGATCATTTCTAAGCTAATGCAATTCTATCCGGAAGCAGTCCTGGATCTTTTCCCCGGTTCGAGGGAGGACTCCATGAGCTTTAAATTACCAGCAAATCTTTTAATGTAG
- a CDS encoding PAS domain-containing sensor histidine kinase has translation MVGEDLRFDTEIGLFQIIVSQTSDAILVTDAVLNENGPSIVFINPAFCELTGYKADELIGRSPKILFGKETDRRILQNLKNCLSRGDSYSSSTINYKKDGTKYYSEWKVSPVKDQNGNITNLLSIQRDISEKVIREELSAKRLRSEMGLTAASQVLLNTTHESFTVERAIEHFLVLVEAERIYLYKKTANPDVLALQAEIKSPYSSATLAETHPEISLSSKFARWKPYLLRNDIIEFSISDLPEAERSFCQGRRTDTIFLFPIRMSGDWFGFLGMEFFQHESGPEEQFTFRTFVDLIGFYLERMSILDELKIHKENLEETVIKRTKELSVQKEKAEAASTAKSDFLANMSHELRTPLNAIIGLSKLIKIEDENSNDKRYIDLIHKSGLHLLGLINDILELSKLNAGKSSFYFSEMDIRKELEQVVEFLEPELLRKHIHLIWDESEELTSMIWGDPKRIRQIFLNIVGNAVKFTAEQGSIYLSIQKDEKDWIIEITDTGIGIPDSEQRKIFDAFYQVRNSRSRDTEGTGLGLSIVQKLVEAHGGNIRVKSQQGIGTTFYLNLPRLEQTPKQSKPRKNFAGSYPDKLKNFCFIQLELSDQKNAELLTHFFKKQNQPLLFRELKKDKKVVLFQDSNSTSKERISEIWKTVLILPEETQDFEKKYSKENFDFVLSQPISLDELKLVLEELADQIND, from the coding sequence ATGGTCGGGGAAGATCTGCGGTTCGACACAGAGATCGGACTTTTTCAAATTATCGTTTCCCAAACTTCGGACGCAATTCTTGTTACAGACGCTGTTCTTAACGAGAACGGACCTTCTATTGTTTTTATAAATCCTGCATTCTGCGAGCTGACCGGATATAAAGCAGATGAATTGATCGGTCGTTCCCCGAAAATTTTGTTCGGTAAAGAAACGGACAGGAGAATATTACAAAATCTTAAAAATTGCCTATCGCGTGGGGATTCCTACTCTTCTTCAACAATTAACTATAAAAAAGATGGAACGAAATATTATTCCGAATGGAAGGTTTCTCCCGTCAAAGATCAGAATGGAAATATTACAAATTTATTATCTATTCAAAGGGATATTAGTGAAAAGGTAATTAGAGAAGAATTATCTGCCAAAAGACTCAGATCCGAAATGGGGCTTACGGCAGCTTCGCAGGTCTTACTCAATACAACTCACGAAAGTTTTACTGTAGAAAGAGCAATCGAACATTTTTTAGTGCTCGTCGAAGCGGAAAGGATCTATCTATACAAGAAAACCGCAAACCCGGATGTATTAGCATTACAAGCAGAGATTAAAAGTCCCTATTCGAGTGCTACTCTTGCAGAAACACATCCTGAAATTTCGCTCTCCTCAAAATTTGCCAGATGGAAGCCATACTTACTAAGGAACGATATAATAGAGTTCAGTATTTCCGATCTCCCGGAAGCGGAAAGATCTTTTTGCCAAGGAAGAAGAACAGACACAATTTTTCTTTTTCCGATCCGAATGTCCGGAGATTGGTTCGGATTTTTAGGAATGGAGTTTTTTCAACACGAATCTGGCCCTGAAGAACAATTTACATTTCGTACATTTGTAGATTTAATCGGGTTTTATCTGGAAAGAATGTCCATACTGGACGAATTAAAGATTCATAAAGAAAATCTGGAAGAAACGGTAATTAAAAGAACCAAGGAACTTTCCGTACAAAAGGAAAAAGCAGAGGCTGCAAGCACCGCAAAAAGCGACTTTCTTGCGAATATGAGTCATGAACTTCGCACTCCCCTAAATGCGATCATAGGACTTTCTAAATTAATCAAGATAGAAGATGAAAATTCCAACGATAAACGTTATATAGATCTGATCCATAAATCAGGATTACATCTATTAGGTTTAATTAATGATATCCTAGAACTTTCTAAGCTGAATGCAGGAAAGTCTTCCTTCTATTTTTCAGAAATGGACATTCGAAAGGAACTGGAACAAGTTGTAGAATTTTTAGAACCTGAACTCTTAAGAAAGCATATCCATTTAATATGGGATGAATCAGAAGAACTTACTTCGATGATCTGGGGAGACCCGAAAAGAATTCGACAGATTTTTCTAAACATAGTAGGAAACGCGGTCAAATTTACCGCGGAACAAGGCTCTATCTATCTTTCTATTCAGAAAGATGAAAAAGATTGGATAATAGAAATCACAGATACCGGTATAGGGATTCCTGACTCCGAACAGAGAAAAATTTTCGACGCATTCTATCAGGTTAGAAATTCCAGATCTAGAGATACAGAAGGGACAGGTCTCGGGCTTTCTATCGTCCAAAAATTAGTAGAGGCTCATGGGGGAAACATTCGAGTCAAAAGCCAACAAGGGATTGGAACCACTTTTTATTTAAATCTTCCAAGGCTCGAACAAACCCCTAAACAATCCAAACCAAGAAAAAATTTTGCAGGATCTTATCCGGATAAATTAAAAAATTTCTGTTTTATTCAATTGGAATTATCTGATCAGAAAAATGCAGAACTGCTCACTCATTTTTTTAAAAAACAAAACCAACCTTTACTCTTCAGGGAGCTTAAAAAAGACAAAAAGGTGGTTCTATTCCAAGACTCCAATTCTACATCAAAAGAAAGAATATCGGAAATTTGGAAAACGGTTTTAATCCTTCCGGAAGAAACTCAAGATTTTGAAAAAAAATATTCCAAGGAGAATTTCGACTTCGTCCTTTCCCAGCCTATCTCCTTGGACGAACTAAAATTAGTATTAGAAGAATTGGCGGATCAAATCAATGACTAA
- a CDS encoding ATP-binding response regulator, with protein sequence MTNSTSSLIKNKQERKSVVRDPILLVEDKLENTLMLEALCDEFGIQYQSASNGEEALEMAKANKYSFYIVDLMMPVMDGPTFIQKLKEFQPDATVLVQTALDSTDTVIEVMKLGVFDYIIKPILPDQFHKALNKAVDYRFLKASEAAILEAESLKLRNQLEWLTYKETRRKAGDESWEKSSIHSLQTSLSQGSGIGAIISLLDMIKTEMKEDGENYLINKNMMNLVIENQEITKNLLKGLTQLLEIINRNIEKKRIKASELVEKIKSCGEFILPYLDKKNLRLTLPTLKKEVELDIEEDLFLLALEEVILNAYKYCASKTSLEIFTSINQGYFCVVVKNIVDERPYGGVDEKHESLVLQPFFRIHPPVESVSHLERFGLGLGLTAVDQILRKHNGLFFIHNAKDHTGEHVRLCVMSELLLPIQ encoded by the coding sequence ATGACTAACTCTACAAGTTCCTTAATCAAAAATAAACAGGAGAGAAAGAGTGTAGTCCGAGATCCTATACTTCTAGTTGAGGACAAGTTAGAAAATACGCTCATGCTCGAAGCTCTCTGTGATGAGTTCGGGATCCAATACCAGTCTGCTTCCAATGGAGAGGAGGCGCTGGAAATGGCAAAGGCCAATAAGTATTCCTTTTACATAGTGGACCTTATGATGCCTGTAATGGATGGTCCTACTTTCATTCAGAAATTGAAGGAATTCCAACCGGATGCAACCGTGTTAGTCCAAACAGCACTCGATTCCACTGATACTGTCATCGAGGTAATGAAGTTAGGCGTATTCGATTATATAATCAAACCTATTCTCCCAGATCAATTCCATAAGGCTCTAAATAAGGCAGTAGATTATCGATTTTTGAAGGCGAGCGAGGCAGCAATTCTAGAAGCGGAAAGTCTGAAGCTTAGAAACCAGCTGGAATGGCTTACTTATAAAGAAACTAGAAGAAAGGCGGGAGACGAGTCCTGGGAAAAATCCTCTATACATTCTTTACAGACATCTTTATCTCAAGGCTCCGGGATCGGAGCCATCATCAGTCTTTTGGACATGATCAAAACAGAAATGAAGGAAGACGGTGAAAATTACTTAATTAATAAAAATATGATGAATCTGGTAATCGAAAACCAAGAGATCACCAAAAATTTACTAAAGGGCCTTACTCAATTATTAGAAATTATTAATCGTAATATAGAGAAGAAAAGGATCAAGGCGTCGGAACTTGTAGAAAAAATAAAAAGTTGCGGCGAGTTTATCCTGCCCTATCTGGATAAAAAAAACCTTAGATTAACCCTGCCTACTTTGAAAAAAGAAGTAGAACTGGATATTGAAGAAGATCTTTTCCTTCTGGCCTTGGAAGAAGTGATCTTGAACGCATACAAATACTGCGCTTCGAAAACTTCTCTAGAAATATTCACTAGTATCAACCAAGGTTATTTTTGCGTTGTAGTAAAAAATATCGTGGATGAAAGGCCTTACGGAGGCGTGGACGAAAAACACGAAAGCCTAGTTTTACAGCCGTTCTTCCGTATCCATCCTCCTGTAGAAAGTGTATCCCATTTAGAAAGATTCGGTCTTGGTTTGGGACTTACTGCGGTGGATCAGATCCTTAGGAAACATAACGGTCTATTCTTCATTCATAATGCAAAGGATCACACCGGAGAACATGTGCGGCTTTGTGTGATGAGTGAGTTATTATTACCCATTCAATGA
- a CDS encoding response regulator: MKKILIVDDSAVFRKILTLHLSQASFAVVEAEDGLQGLEKLKEGKVDLVVSDMNMPNMNGISFVKAIKEDSNHKFVPIIMLTTESQDDLKTEGLKAGAKAWLTKPFSPEELLKTIQVLLV; encoded by the coding sequence ATGAAAAAAATCTTAATCGTGGATGATTCAGCCGTGTTTCGAAAGATCTTAACCCTTCATCTTTCTCAAGCCTCCTTTGCGGTAGTCGAGGCAGAGGACGGACTACAAGGATTAGAAAAATTGAAAGAAGGCAAAGTGGACTTGGTAGTTAGCGATATGAATATGCCGAACATGAACGGTATCTCTTTTGTGAAGGCAATCAAAGAAGATTCTAATCATAAATTTGTTCCGATCATTATGTTAACCACTGAATCTCAAGATGATCTTAAAACCGAAGGTTTAAAGGCCGGTGCTAAGGCTTGGCTCACCAAACCTTTCTCACCGGAAGAACTTTTAAAAACGATACAGGTTTTACTCGTATAA
- a CDS encoding STAS domain-containing protein, whose protein sequence is MSLEIKVSELGQKNSRPIFHLDLSGEASIYYASDWKSKLQSLLDKNPIRIEIDTSALEKVDSSFIQSLILLKKDSLYKSWDLAILNHPNCLLEFYDLYGLIGFFQDRIRVSKKDSSSFKFAYGLEKV, encoded by the coding sequence ATGTCATTGGAAATAAAAGTATCTGAACTCGGCCAAAAGAATTCTAGGCCGATCTTTCATTTAGACCTTTCTGGGGAGGCTTCGATATATTACGCTTCTGATTGGAAGTCCAAATTACAGTCTCTTTTGGATAAAAATCCGATCCGGATCGAGATTGACACATCTGCACTGGAAAAGGTGGATTCCAGTTTTATTCAATCTTTAATTTTGCTCAAAAAGGATTCCCTGTACAAATCCTGGGATCTTGCCATTTTAAATCATCCGAATTGTTTATTAGAATTTTATGATCTATACGGTTTGATCGGATTTTTTCAAGACCGTATTCGAGTTTCCAAGAAAGATTCTTCTTCCTTTAAATTTGCTTATGGACTGGAGAAGGTGTGA